CCTAGGCCTTCCACGCTGCTTGTCATGGGCCACCAGCACCTGAGCATATCATCACGGCTCTGACCCCCAGGAAGCCCCCCATGATGGCATGACGACGACGGGTCCGTTCACTGCTAGCAGAGCCAACGATGCGCTATATCAGATTATACCCTCGTATGGGCTCCATCCTCCTGGACAAATCTGCACCCATGGTCCCGGTCTGTAGGGCCGCGGCAACAACAGCACAAGTGGATCACCACGCACGTGTGGCAAGGTGGGTTGCGACGCTCCATATCCATAAGTTCAGGTCCGGAGCGGCACTATCGAATGGTCCTTTTGGGGCTTCCTAGGCCATTGGACCCCCCCTCTCCGGTCACTTTTGACTCAAGACTGATACCGACCAACGACCTAGCTAACTAGGTAGATAGGTAGTTATTTGCCTTGTATCCACCCGGCAGCACCATAGGAGTGCGCTCGCCTAGGCTTTTTGGACGAATTCCGTCCATTACAGGCCTCAGCCGTGTCCGGCTCATTGGTAACTGCCCTTGTTGGTCTCGTTTGGGGTTGCTTCGGTGTATCTGTTCATTTTCTGCCGTTCACTGGACTGGACCCTGCTAGCTCCTCTTTCCAACCTTGCCTGTTCCTTGggactctttttttgtggGCAGTGGTGGCTTAAATCTCAAAAGCCACTGATACCCTCCTCCGTCGCCTCTTCGCCCGCATCTtccccatcttctcccccaGATTCAACAAGTCGGTAGTTACCGCTGGGCTGTTCATGTCGACCTTCTTCTAAAAGATTGAACTCTGCCCACTTACAtctggtttcttcttcatggccCTTTCTATCTCGATTCCCTGGCTGGAAGAAGTGTCATAGAAGACGCCACTCACCTGATCACTTACAAGTCGGATTTGATTCACCTTACTCACTTGACCAGCAATCCTATTTTTGGGCATTTCACCAGTCGTTGGGTCCTTAAGGCTCCGCCACTCGCACCCAAacttcctcttcccttttcagCTCGCGGAACAGTCCGGTTGAAGATTTTAATATCTGTTGGCCGCTCCTTTCGTCGTTAGCCGCTCCTCTTTCTCATTAacctcgcttcttctttggagaTGCAATTTTAGCAGCTGCTGGTCCCTTAAAAAGACAGTGATATATTCTCCTCAATGGGTGGACTACCAGCTCTGGAATCTTTGCATCGAGCCCTCCCGCCGGATACTCCCCCTGAACTTGTAAGCCCAAGCGCAACAtcgttttcttcaaggtCATCACCTCTAGAAGAACAAGCTGCCTGGGGCCCTCGTGCTTCGGttcctgttgctgctgcttccatGTCACGCTATGGCAAGGCTTCCGTCGATATGTCTGCTGAGGGCAATACAGATGGCGGCCGAGGTCGACAGGAATCGGTTGGAACTCCGACTGCTGGACAGCAGCTTCCGTCTTTAAGCAGCCTCTTTGGTCCGCCGTCATCTATGCGACCTCTCAACTCGCCACACACGGAACGTCCTGGGATTTACCCTTCGCCTTCTCCCTTGGATAGACCACGACTCTCTTCCAGTGGAAACTTGTTGAGCTCCTATTTCCCACAGGCTATTTCACCTTCTCAGCCGCCATCAAGAAACCCATACGAATTTGGTGCATACAACTACTCCGAGAGACAGCAAACTCATGCTACGACATCCTCCCTTCCTGCGTCGCATTCGCCCGAATACCCAAACCATGGCCACAGGGGTTCTGATGCCCGCTACGAACCCGAATTACCCCGGAAATGGTCCGCCTACCGTGAGGATAGCAGGCAAGAGTATCTACAGCCTCAGGATAAACTGAGACCCCAATATCCCGGACCCAAAGACTCGTCCCACGATTACTCTGAACGGCGACTTAGCCAAGTACACAGCTCGGACACCAACACACCCTCGACTTCAGCTACTGCAATCACTTCTGAGATTGCAGTTTCAAAGGATGGTCTGGGTCCGAAAATCTGGACCGGTACGCATTTCCTTCCCAGATTTGTGCGGGCAGCAGAGGTGCCCGGCGAAGGCATGTGCTATTTCTACGACGACGGAAGTCACTGTAAAACAGTGATTGATGGCGAGGCGGTGAACGCTCACTGGGGCGTGACAAAGGCGGGCAAGCCTCGCAAGCGGCTAGCCATTGCATGCGTGACTtgcagggagaagaagatcaagtgTGATCCGGACTATCCACGATGCGTCCAGTGTGAGAAATTTGGCCGTGTTTGCAAATTCAAGAATGCGTAAGTTTAGGAAATCCACATATACAGCCGCCTTCTTGGAACATCGCTTACAATACTGCTAGACCCAGAGGAGGGAATAACACTTCGCCATCGACGTCTCCGGCCGAGCTCGATGATGGTCGACAGCTTGAAACCGGCGACCTACGACGTTCGATCAGTGATGTAAGCTCTCCCGGATCCCCCCGAGCCGGAATGCGGCCCGCCTCTCCGGACCGTGGATACAGCAAACGACTCAAACTTGGCCCCGAGGCATACATCTCCAACGGCGAACCACCCGCTCCCTTCAATGCTCGGATGGATTATTCTAAACCGCGAATCACTGAACAGCCACCCCCTGAGCCGCCTCTAATTCCCGATGAGGTTCTTGGTCGTGCTTGGAGGACGGATCCTTATGCCTCGACTCCTGACTTGATCACGAACGCTTTAACCAGATTCTTCGCCAACGTTGACAACACCATGATTCTCCAATTTCTTCCTGAAGAAGCCTTCCAGCGCTGGGTCGTTTCCTCTCGTGGCCAAAAAAGCCCCGAggatttgatgcttttgTACAGTACTCTAGCGGTTGGCTCTGCACTCTGCGGTGATCCTAAGCAGATTGCTTTCGAGTATGCTCAGGTGGCACACTATGCACAGAAGATGACAGGAGTGCAGTGCCTGCAGCTAGTACAGAGCAGGATTCTTCTTGCCGTTTACTATATTTCGACCTGTCGAACtcgagaagctgatgagttgatctcttctgcagctgccaGTGCTGCATGCCTGCAGTTGAGCTTGGAACTGGATCATTCTAGGGAATTGGGCATGGCTATGTACCCTCTGGGGCTGAACCGGACGGGCTATGCTGAAGCACGCAGGAGGACGCTCTGGTCTCTATTCATTCTGGAGAGGCTTAGTGGACTATTCCCGGAGCGACCGGTAATGGTCAACGCGGAAGACATCTACACACAGCTCCCTACTGATCTACACTGCTTCGAGAAGCAAGTCGAGTCTCATGCGCGTATTTTCGACCCCTATGGTGGTCTTGCTAAAACCGATGAGCGATCGTCCGACGCCAGTGTCACTGGATATTATATCGAAATGGTGCACATCTGGTCGGATTGCCAAGCAGCCATCTACAGGATGGCGCTTAGACGAACGTCTACCGAAACAGAGACTGCAAAGCTTCAAGATCTCATCAAGAGGGCCAAGAATTGGTTTACTTCTTTGCCCCCTCGTCTGGCCTTTGGTGGTGCAAATCTCGAAGCGGCCGCTTTTACTAGAAGCACCGGCTCTTTCCTCAGTATGCATTTCCTTTATCATCATACTATGATTGAGTTGAACCGACATCGTCATGGAGCCGGCCAACTGCCCAAGGATGTCCAATTGGGACATTCGGCCGAATGCCGAGAGCATGCGGGCAGGGTCATTGAGATGCTAAACAGTCTGGACCGCATTTTGCGAGTCAGGTCCGCATTGCTTAcaattcctcctcctgcgATGGCTGTTGCGGTCACAGAAGCTGTCGATGTCTTGACTGCAACTGGGCCGATGACTGTCCTGGGAGACGTGATTGAGCGAGTTCTTATTGCCAAGTCCGCTGTTGACAGGACGAAGAATATCTGGGAGGCCTCTTCCAAGGACCGTCTGGCTATTGACCGACGTCTACAAAAGTTGAATCGGATTCGCGAGCTGGGATCACGACCGCCGAGCCCCATTCAAGGTTATCGACTGCTCCCTCTCTCGGAAGATACgaaggaaaaggagctcAACCACTGGCAGATCCTGGATCCCATTGAGCAAACATTCCCAAAGGATATGGACGTGATTTATGTTGGACTTGACTAAACCAAATCCTTATCCGCCTAGGGCCTCCAGCCCCTAGAACGGCgcgtttcttcttcttcgtatACATATATATTTCCTTTTGtgtttcattttcttttaaGCTTCTTTTGGATATGGGCTTGTGCCTTTGGAATTAGGAATATTTTAACGTGTTATGCATGGTTTAGCGTTTTTTAGATCGCTGCTCGTTTGGGCATTTCAGGAGGCATCAAGATCAGGGCAACTTGAATCGGATGGCATGGGATGAGGAGTTTGGGCATTCGATGTGTCAAGGGGGCCTTGATAGCGAATCTGTATCCTTATTGATTGGGAGTCTACAAAATCAGGATGACGTGCAACGttgatgtatgtatgtatttatgtatatatatgagATagcttttcatctcttttcATTTAACAACAGGAACTGGGCAGTTCCTTTTTTGGCACTTGTATTTACAAGATGTTGGATGAGTCACGTGTCGCATCATGTGACGCATTCTAAACATATAGAACCTCCGCCAGATGTATATATCAACTTATTTGAGAATCAGAAATCGCTACTGTGAGAAGACTTACACCTTTGCATTGACCTCTTCTGACTGTTCGCCGCAGTAAATCTGCCTATTTACGCTGTGGTCTTCTTGTTAGCAAGAAAACcgggatttttttttctaaacGGAGCAAGGAAGGGACTATCACTATGTCGTTCTAAGAAGAGcccgtcttttttctcttattcAAGTTTCATATCTTCTATTCAGCATACCTCTCTCATATTGCGGCCGTGGTTCTTCAAGCAAACGCCGCTGCAGAAACATGATGTGATGAGCCGTGGTGCTTTATAAAATGAGTTTCCCAGATCAGCCCGTGGCGCATCTCCTAGGCTCCAATGGTTCGTCTTTCCATTTCGCTCTCATTCACCCAGACCGGGAATCGTTTCATAACTAACCTCACACTCTTCAGGCGCCGTTCATGCCGTAGCTTATTCAGCCTCTCCTGGGAATTATATCCTCACTGGGTCGGCGGATCGTTCGATCCGTCTCTACAACCCTTTCCCCAGCACGTCTGTCCCAGAGATTCGTCCCAGCGCAAAGCCAGCTGTGCCACAAGGACGGCTTATTCAGACGTATGCCGCGCATGGGTATGAGGTGTTGAGCCTTGCAGTCGCGTCTGACAATGAGAGCTTCGTGTCTGGAGGCGGTGATAGGGCGGTATTCTTGTGGGACGTGAGCAGGGCGGTGACGATTCGGAGGTTTGGGGGCAACGCGCAAGGCCACTCGGCGCGGATCAACTGCGTGAGCTTCGCGGGTGCTGGAGACTCGCTGGTGGTCAGCGGCGGGTTCGACACGACGGTGCGGCTGTGGGATGTGCGCAGCACGAGCTTCAAGCCGATACAGGTGCTGAGCGAGGCCAAGGATTCGGTGACGagcttggtggtgagggGGCCGGAGGTTATCGCGGGGAGTGTGGATGGGAGGGTGAGGAGCTATGATGTGCGCATGGGAGCGTGTACTACGGATGTCGTTGGCGCAAGCGTGGTGAGCTTGGACGTTACGAAGGATGGCAAGGCGATGCTGGTGGGCTCGTTGGACAGCAAGCTAAGGCTGATGGATCGCGAGAACGGCACGTGTCTCCGGGCGTACTCGGATCCGCTGTGGAAGAACGAGGATCTGCGAGTGCAGTCGCTGTTGGGCGGCAGGGAGAAATACGTGGTCGCTGGAGACGAAATGGCTGGCGAGACAGATGCCAACGGCTCGGGCAGGCTTTGGGCGTGGGATCTGCTATCGGGCAAGGTGGTGGCCAAGGTGACGGTGCCTTGGGGGCCTCAAGGCCACGAGGCGAAGAAGTTGATTGGCAAAGACGGCAAGCCTAAAGTACGAAACAATGTCATCAGCTGCATGACATGGCGGGACGGAGGCTGGGGAGACCAGTTCTGTGTAGGAGGAACGTCTGGAGTGGTGACGGTCTTTGGGGCATTATAGCGTAATACGACAACATGTGATGACAACCACGGAGTATTGTTACGATTTTACAATTGGAGTTTGTTCGTTTATTTCGTCCTCCCTAAGATGTTACACTGCGGATCATGATGTAGTTGCTCTCCAAGTATACATAAGGTAGCCATAAATATGGATGGCCACACCAACGCCCAACAACAACTGTGACTAAGGGTGGGTGGAAGTCTGGCTTCCACCACAGTACTTTGCATGATAGAGCCATGGCAACATCATGGAAAGAGAAGCTTATGTACATGTCTTGTATTTCCTGATACAGCGTGGGCACGGAGCGCGTGTGAAGAAGGTAGGTGATGGTTGGTAGGTATATGTAGGTTGGGATTGAAGTCACATGCTTCATCCTCCCTGGTATGAAACCCTTTTCTCAGCCCATACCAGCATATTTGAACCAGTTGGGACGGCAATCTTCTCGGTGGAGGAACGGCTCACCGTCCGTTAGTCGGCCAGTAACACAGCCCTTGCATTTGGGAGAGTTGGggcagttgaagaaggggaTGTGCTGGTAGCCAATATCACGGAACCTGTAAAAATAGAAGTCAGTAAGAATAGCTCAACTGATGACAGACTTCTTGTGAGGTAATACGAACCAGTGAATTTTGCTAGAATCTTCAAATAGACCCAGGGCAATGCTATGAACGGGTGCATCGCCCCATCGCTCGTAGAAGAAGCCTCCCGCGCGGTCGAGGTGCTCAAAATAGTCCTCGTAAGCCTTGCTCCTCCAGAACTCCATGTCAGCAACCTCAAAGTTGCTCCAGAAGTGGCAGGTGGAGAAGCCCTGGGCCTCTCTGTTGTGCTGCGGCCGCCGGATGTCATCGACCACCCACTTGATGGCGCTGTGCTCGTGCAGGTAGCTCGGGTGGTCGGCGAGGAACTTGGCCGTCTGGGGCCAGAGGGTGGGCAGCGTGTGCGGGTCGTCGTAGAGGGTGATTGTGAAGCCGTACGTCTTGTTGTTGTCCTGCATGTAGCGGAAGACGTCGTAGTCGACGTCGCAGAAGAAATGGACTTTCGGTTCGACGCGCCAGTAGTAGCGGACGTCCTTGAGGGCGGGATGCTTGTAGAACATGCCGCTGTTCCAGCGACACATCTGGTGGTAGGACATCATGTTGGCGTACTGAACTCCGTTCTTCTTAAGCACGGCGGCTGATTCTTCAAAGATGTCGGGGTCGATCCATGAGGGCGCGTCCCAGTGTTCCTTGGGGATGAGCTCTGTGTATTTTTGACTGCTTGTTAGTCCACGATGATATGGCCATTGCTAGAGCTGGGACAGCAAGCATTCATACCGTAGTTGCACGTGGCATTGGTTGCAGcgcttgtcttcttcttgaactcTGCCGAGAAGGGCTTGTCGTTGAAAAAGGTCCAGGGATAGTTGAACTTGTTGTTCCATGTCCGCTCGAGATCTACCATGGATGCCACCATGTCGTCCACCTCTTCATTGCGGACAAGAGCTAGCAGCGTGGCGCTGACTCGATCGGTGTCTTCGG
Above is a genomic segment from Trichoderma breve strain T069 chromosome 6, whole genome shotgun sequence containing:
- a CDS encoding fungal specific transcription factor domain-containing protein, coding for MGGLPALESLHRALPPDTPPELVSPSATSFSSRSSPLEEQAAWGPRASVPVAAASMSRYGKASVDMSAEGNTDGGRGRQESVGTPTAGQQLPSLSSLFGPPSSMRPLNSPHTERPGIYPSPSPLDRPRLSSSGNLLSSYFPQAISPSQPPSRNPYEFGAYNYSERQQTHATTSSLPASHSPEYPNHGHRGSDARYEPELPRKWSAYREDSRQEYLQPQDKLRPQYPGPKDSSHDYSERRLSQVHSSDTNTPSTSATAITSEIAVSKDGLGPKIWTGTHFLPRFVRAAEVPGEGMCYFYDDGSHCKTVIDGEAVNAHWGVTKAGKPRKRLAIACVTCREKKIKCDPDYPRCVQCEKFGRVCKFKNAPRGGNNTSPSTSPAELDDGRQLETGDLRRSISDVSSPGSPRAGMRPASPDRGYSKRLKLGPEAYISNGEPPAPFNARMDYSKPRITEQPPPEPPLIPDEVLGRAWRTDPYASTPDLITNALTRFFANVDNTMILQFLPEEAFQRWVVSSRGQKSPEDLMLLYSTLAVGSALCGDPKQIAFEYAQVAHYAQKMTGVQCLQLVQSRILLAVYYISTCRTREADELISSAAASAACLQLSLELDHSRELGMAMYPLGLNRTGYAEARRRTLWSLFILERLSGLFPERPVMVNAEDIYTQLPTDLHCFEKQVESHARIFDPYGGLAKTDERSSDASVTGYYIEMVHIWSDCQAAIYRMALRRTSTETETAKLQDLIKRAKNWFTSLPPRLAFGGANLEAAAFTRSTGSFLSMHFLYHHTMIELNRHRHGAGQLPKDVQLGHSAECREHAGRVIEMLNKAVDVLTATGPMTVLGDVIERVLIAKSAVDRTKNIWEASSKDRLAIDRRLQKLNRIRELGSRPPSPIQGYRLLPLSEDTKEKELNHWQILDPIEQTFPKDMDVIYVGLD
- a CDS encoding glycolipid 2-alpha-mannosyltransferase domain-containing protein codes for the protein MAIARPVRALGTLALVLWCFFLYQLLKPSSGYNSPGDRYINFERDPNLDPTGEPEGTLVRTSAKYAPDAEDTDRVSATLLALVRNEEVDDMVASMVDLERTWNNKFNYPWTFFNDKPFSAEFKKKTSAATNATCNYELIPKEHWDAPSWIDPDIFEESAAVLKKNGVQYANMMSYHQMCRWNSGMFYKHPALKDVRYYWRVEPKVHFFCDVDYDVFRYMQDNNKTYGFTITLYDDPHTLPTLWPQTAKFLADHPSYLHEHSAIKWVVDDIRRPQHNREAQGFSTCHFWSNFEVADMEFWRSKAYEDYFEHLDRAGGFFYERWGDAPVHSIALGLFEDSSKIHWFRDIGYQHIPFFNCPNSPKCKGCVTGRLTDGEPFLHREDCRPNWFKYAGMG